TCGGCCACCCGGTGGGCCGATCGTCCGGTTACGGCCTAGAATAATCATTATCAGGGGCGGCCGTCACCACTCGGGCCGCCGCCAGGCCACACACGAGCGGCAGCTTCGACGGGAGCGTCGCTCAAACAGTTCGAATCCCGCGTCGTTTGCGAGCCGGACGACGACGGAACGGTCGACCGCGAAACGACGGTTCTACTTGTCTTGGACCGACGACCGTGCGTCGCCAGCGGGGCACGATCTGGTCAATGCGGCCGCGTCCGGGCTCGATGATCCAGATCCGGAAATCGACGTGGAATCGACGCCCTCGTCGGACGGTGCTTTTCCTGTCCGATTCGGGGGACCGGGGTCTCAGGTTCCTCCGACAAGCCCCTGGACCAGTGATCGAGTCGCATCCGGTTGGGAACTATTTTGAGGCCGCTTCGACAAAAGTGAGATATGCTGAGTACACTGACCACAGTATTGATGTGGGGCCTGCTGATCATCGTCGGCCTCATCGCCATCGGGTCGATCCTGTTTTTCACCTACGACACCGTGGCGACGTTCATGAAAGGGACGTGATTTCCGCGCGAGCGAAGCGAGACGAGTGAACTCGGCGGGATTTGAACCCGGAGGAAGACGGTCGCCTCGCTTCGCTCGGCGCTGCGTCTTCCAGGGCTTCAAATCCCGCTCGTCCATTCTCGCTCCCTCGTAAAACTCGGTCGCTCCGATGGACTCGCTGGGATTTGAACCCAGGGCCTCTTCCTTGCGAAGGAAGCGATCTACCGCTGATCTACGAGCCCGCATACGGTCGAAGTCGTCGCGCTCACTTGTACCTTCTGTTTCGATTTGTCACCGACAGGAGCCCGAGCCGTCCGGCAATCAGGCCGAGCACGAGCCCAGTGAAGTGCGCCACCAGCGCGATGCCCGGCCCCCATGTCGCGATCGTAACCACGACCGCGAGCCCGACGAACAACACCAACTGCATGCGCGGGCTCACCTCGATCCGGTCGAACAGCGCCGCAGACACCCGGTTGCCGGCCAGGAGATACCCCATCAGCGCGAACACTGCCCCGGAGGCGCCCAGCACCGCCCGCGCTCCCACGAGACCGCCGAACCACACCTCCGCGATCCCGGCAATCGCGCCAGTCGAGACGAAAAACAGGTGAAACCGGAGTCGGGTCGTCCGGCGCGCCACGAGCGGGCCCACGATCACGAGCGCGAGAGCGTTCCCGAACAAA
The Halalkaliarchaeum desulfuricum DNA segment above includes these coding regions:
- a CDS encoding rhomboid family intramembrane serine protease; amino-acid sequence: MSSLRRSPTLETLAAFVIVYILQRLTALAGLAAVLFVLSAPVSIAPWTVVTSVYAHANLAHLFGNALALVIVGPLVARRTTRLRFHLFFVSTGAIAGIAEVWFGGLVGARAVLGASGAVFALMGYLLAGNRVSAALFDRIEVSPRMQLVLFVGLAVVVTIATWGPGIALVAHFTGLVLGLIAGRLGLLSVTNRNRRYK